Proteins co-encoded in one Aspergillus flavus chromosome 2, complete sequence genomic window:
- a CDS encoding putative alpha-amylase — protein MVSSSSLGRFAVLVTSLVGSAVAATTAEWKSRSVYQTMTDRFARTDGSTTAPCNTTQGLYCGGTWRGTIDKLDYIQGMGFDAVMISPIVENIEGRVSYGEAYHGYWPLDLYSLNSHFGTHQDLLDLSEALHSRGMYLMMDTVINNMAYMTNGKDPAKNIDYSVFTPFNDSSYFHPYCKITDWNNYTNAQLCQTGDDKVALPDLFTEHEDVQQILEKWAKEIISTYSIDGLRIDAAKHVNPGFLKNFGDAIGAFMTGEVLQQEVDTICKYQNNYIGSVPNYPIYYSVLKAFTLGNTTDLANQVEIMKNSCDDVTALASFSENHDVARFASMTDDMALAKNVLTFTILYDGVPMIYQGQEQHLDGPGTPDNREAIWLTKYNTDAELYKLIAKLNTIRKHAYKLDPNYVSLQTYPIFRGGSELGFRKGVEGRQVVMLLSTQGSNSSAYNLTLPVSFNGGVQVMDVLNCVNYTVNPQSELIVPMDKGEPRVFFPTSLMPGSGLCGYTTANVSFVELKTKGAAAAMSLGAKTTSRAAHGVLLSVLLSSLVAVLL, from the exons ATGGTTTCGTCGTCATCCCTGGGGCGATTTGCCGTCTTGGTGACCAGTCTCGTAGGATCAGCCGTGGCTGCAACCACAGCAGAATGGAAGTCAAGATCGGTCTATCAAACCATGACAGATCGATTCGCGCGCACCGACGGCTCAACGACCGCCCCGTGCAACACCACTCAGGGCCTGTACTGCGGTGGTACCTGGCGAGGTACCATTGACAAGCTCGACTACATCCAGGGCATGGGGTTCGATGCTGTCATGATCTCCCCGATTGTAGAGAACATCGAGGGCCGCGTGTCCTATGGAGAGGCTTACCATGGCTATTGGCCCCTGGATCTGTATTCACTCAACTCGCATTTCGGTACCCACCAGGATCTGCTCGACCTGAGTGAGGCTCTCCACTCTCGTGGTATGTACTTGATGATGGATACGGTCATCAACAACATGGCATATATGACCAACGGCAAAGACCCAGCCAAGAATATTGATTATTCGGTCTTCACTCCTTTCAACGACTCCAGTTACTTTCACCCGTACTGTAAGATTACTGACTGGAACAATTACACCAACGCCCAGCTTTGTCAAACCGGAGACGACAAGGTAGCGTTGCCCGATTTGTTCACGGAACATGAGGACGTACAACAGATACTGGAAAAATGGGCCAAGGAAATCATCTCGACCTACTCGATCGATGGCCTGCGTATTGATGCTGCGAAGCATGTGAATCCCGGTTTTTTGAAGAATTTTGGCGACGCTATCGGCGCCTTCATGACCGGAGAAGTTCTTCAGCAGGAAGTCGACACCATTTGCAAATACCAGAATAACTACATCGGCAGTGTCCCCAACTATCCTATATACTACTCTGTCCTCAAAGCCTTCACCTTGGGCAATACTACCGACTTGGCCAATCAGGTGGAAATCATGAAGAATTCTTGCGACGATGTGACTGCCCTCGCTTCGTTCTCAGAAAACCACGATGTCGCCCGATTCGCTAGTATGACTGATGATATGGCG CTTGCTAAGAATGTTTTAACCTTCACCATCCTCTACGATGGCGTTCCCATGATCTATCAAGGCCAAGAGCAGCATTTGGACGGACCGGGTACGCCTGACAACCGTGAAGCCATCTGGCTCACCAAATACAACACCGACGCCGAGCTATACAAGTTGATCGCGAAACTGAATACCATCCGTAAGCACGCCTACAAGCTCGATCCGAACTACGTCAGTCTCCAAACATATCCCATCTTCCGGGGTGGTAGCGAATTGGGCTTCCGCAAAGGCGTCGAGGGCCGACAGGTGGTGATGCTCTTGTCTACTCAGGGTAGCAACAGCAGCGCATACAACCTCACTTTGCCGGTGAGCTTCAACGGGGGCGTGCAGGTTATGGATGTTCTCAATTGCGTGAACTATACGGTCAACCCCCAGAGCGAACTGATTGTTCCCATGGACAAGGGCGAACCGAGAGTCTTCTTCCCCACGTCTCTCATGCCGGGCAGTGGTCTTTGCGGTTACACCACTGCGAACGTTTCGTTCGTTGAGCTGAAGACCAAGGGCGCGGCGGCGGCGATGTCTCTCGGTGCCAAGACCACCAGCAGAGCTGCTCACGGTGTCTTGCTTTCCGTTCTCTTGTCTAGTCTTGTTGCGGTATTGTTGTAG